Genomic segment of Aliarcobacter trophiarum LMG 25534:
TTTTTACTCTACTATTTTCTTGATCTTTTTCGATTAAAGTTGAAGTTTTTATCTCTTTACTAACTAAATGACCGCTTCCTGCATCAATAGTAACCTTTAAATCATTTTTAGAAATTTTATAATTATATTCACCATTTTTGTCCAAAATATCTTCAAAATCAGGCTCTTTTTCTACTTCTATTTTAAACTTACAATTTATACAAGGTTTTGCATTTGCAAAATATGAGTTAATATATAAATTCTCATCTTTTAAATCTAAAAATAGATTTACTTTGTGAGCAGATAAAAATATTGGTAAAAACAAGATTATTATAAATCTCATATGCTTAATTCTTTAGTAAATTTGGCATAGTTTTTTTAATATATAAAAATAAAAAAAGTGTAACTAAGCCTTCTAAAATCATTGTTGGAATATTTATAAAAAGTATAGAGTATGCGATAGTTTCATACTCTTGTCTTGAAAAAAATAATAATATAAAAAGAGTCAAAGATGATATTAAAATTCCAAAAAATCCAACTAAAAAGAACTTAATCTTATCATTTAATCTTTTCAAAAAATCTAATTTAAAAAGTAGAAAAACAAAATATGAAGCTACTCCCATAATTACTATATTTGCTCCAATAGAGCTAATTCCACCAAAACCTAGCAAAAAAGCTTGTAAAATAAGTGCCAAAGAGATAGAAAATATTGCAGTACTTCCCAAAAAAAGTCCAATAAATCCTATGAGCATTAGATGAATTTGAGTTGGTCCAAAAGGTATATGAATAAATGAAGCTACGAAAAATAAAGCACTCATAGCTGAAGCTAATGCTATCTTATCATTTGTAAGATTTTTAAAAGAGTAGTATAAAAAACCAAAAGCTACAACAGTAGATACTGTTGCAACTTCTAGACTTAAAACACCATCACTTATATGCATTTTAGTATGCTTTTAACCAAAACAAAGCACCATTTTCTATTGGATATTTTTTACCTTTATACTCTTTTTCACCCTCTTCTATTAAAGCTGCGAAGCCCCACCATCCTTTATGGTTCATCACAAAAGAGAAAACTCCATTTTTATCAGTTTTTATGCTTTGTGTTATATGTGAAGAAGTTGGAGCTTTTAATCCAAATTCATTGTAAAGCTCAACTTCAACTTCTATATTTGTTTGAGTTTTTCCATCTTTTAAAACAACTCCTTGAAAGATATTTCCAGCATAAATCCCAAAAGGTTTTGTAAGAGGAACTATCTCATATTTTAAACCAATTGGTTCATCCCATCCATCTTCAACACCAAAAGCGCTAACAATTACCTTTGGAACATGGCTTATAAAAAGTCCTTCGCTCTCTTCGAAATATGGCTCTGGTTGTACAAAAAATTTATAAACTCCTGGCTTTGTAACTGTATAAGAGCTTTGCCAAGCTTTATTTTCAAACTTAGTTATTTGTGTGGGAACAATCTCATTTTTTGTACTATTTACA
This window contains:
- a CDS encoding CbiM family transporter encodes the protein MHISDGVLSLEVATVSTVVAFGFLYYSFKNLTNDKIALASAMSALFFVASFIHIPFGPTQIHLMLIGFIGLFLGSTAIFSISLALILQAFLLGFGGISSIGANIVIMGVASYFVFLLFKLDFLKRLNDKIKFFLVGFFGILISSLTLFILLFFSRQEYETIAYSILFINIPTMILEGLVTLFLFLYIKKTMPNLLKN
- a CDS encoding DUF4198 domain-containing protein: MKKIISTLLLTILYGNAHFLTLLPSSDNIEDKKDSNIKIDSMFIHPFEQSGMNMEKPKGIYVNSTKNEIVPTQITKFENKAWQSSYTVTKPGVYKFFVQPEPYFEESEGLFISHVPKVIVSAFGVEDGWDEPIGLKYEIVPLTKPFGIYAGNIFQGVVLKDGKTQTNIEVEVELYNEFGLKAPTSSHITQSIKTDKNGVFSFVMNHKGWWGFAALIEEGEKEYKGKKYPIENGALFWLKAY